The Quercus robur chromosome 7, dhQueRobu3.1, whole genome shotgun sequence genome has a segment encoding these proteins:
- the LOC126691656 gene encoding disease resistance protein TAO1-like isoform X33 produces the protein MSTQGASTSSPSSSSTPRRTYDVFLSFRGEDTRTSFTDHLYNALTRKGIFTFRDDENLERGRFISEELVKAIQESKFAIVILSKNYAFSTWLLDELEHIVRCVEETGLVVVPIFYHVNPSDVRKQTGTFAEAFNAHKKRALDEHKMKTWRTALGVVADLSGWDLKDRHESEFIPKIVEDIDKKLNSKFLIIHENLVGVESMVAELLNCSYLDFENNVCMIGICGMGGIGKTTLAKAVYDMHSNKFDASSFIANVREKSERDCLLQLQKQLLKDISGEINTNISDDCEGVYIIKKRLRDKKVLLVLDDVNDEHQLEKLAGKKGWFRPGSWIIITTRDEHVLVAHEVLKIYRPKGLNNDDALKFFCLKAFKNEQPKEGYTQLSQEFVKYAGGLPLALVTLGSFLVGRPRDDWQSALDYFKENPPKKIFDILKISFDGLEDMWKEVFLDIACFFTGWPKFEVIRILKNCGFKARIGISVLQDKSLLTVIGGNEELGMHDLLQEMGKNIVRSCGELGRQSRLWLFEDLCRVLENNMETNAIQAIVIKKRNAGFNFEEFPEVFSKMTNLRLLIIDELHIPNALNRVPNGLRHLSWKCCSLKCLPSSFEPKELVELDLQYSKCEYLWEGAKCLGNLKSINLSSSENLIWTPDFSRVPRLEVLHLGCCTNLGGLHPSIGQLSKLKSLHLSYCESLTNLPSFSEATSLEVLGLECCTNLVGLHPSFGQLSKLKSLDLSRCTSLTNLPSFSEATSLEVLGLEWCTNLVGLHPSFGQLSKLKSLDLSHCTSLTNLPSFSKATSLEVLGLEGCTNLVGLHPSIGQLSKLKSLHLSHCTSLTNLPSFSEATSLEVLGLEGCTNLIGLHPSIGQLSKLKSLHLSRCTSLTNLPSFSEATSLEVLGLEWCTNLVGLHPSIGQLSKLKSLHLSRCTSLTNLPSFSEATSLEVLGLEGCTNLVGLHPSIGQLSKLKSLHLSRCTSLTNLPSFSEATSLEVLGLEWCTNLVGLHPLFGQLSKLKSLHLSCCTSLANLPSFSEATSLEVLLLEGCTNLVGLHPSIGQLSKLKSLHLSRCTSLTNLPSFSEATSLEVLGLEGCTNLVGLHPSIGQLSKLKSLHLSHCTSLTNLPSFSEATSLEVLGLEGCTNLVGLHPSIGQLSKLKSLHLSHCTSLTNLPSFSEATSLEVLGLEGCTNLVGLHPSIGQLSKLKSLHLSRCTSLTNLPSFSEATSLEVLGLEGCTNLVGLHPLFGQLSKLKSLNLSDCTSLTNLPNFSEATSLEVLGLR, from the exons TTACCACGTGAATCCATCTGATGTACGGAAGCAGACAGGAACTTTTGCAGAAGCATTTAATGCTCACAAAAAAAGAGCCTTAGATGAACACAAAATGAAAACGTGGAGAACTGCTTTGGGAGTAGTGGCTGATCTCTCTGGTTGGGATTTGAAAGATAG GCATGAGTCAGAATTTATCCCAAAAATTGTTGAAGACATTGATAagaaattgaattcaaaattcTTAATCATTCACGAAAACCTCGTAGGAGTAGAATCTATGGTGGCAGAATTGTTGAACTGTTCGTATTTAGATTTTGAGAATAATGTTTGCATGATAGGGATTTGTGGTATGGGGGGAATCGGAAAGACAACTCTTGCTAAAGCTGTTTATGATATGCATTCTAATAAATTTGATGCTTCTAGTTTTATTGCTAATGTTAGGGAAAAGTCGGAAAGAGATTGTTTGcttcaattacaaaaacaacTTCTTAAAGATATTTCGGGcgaaataaatacaaatatatcgGATGATTGTGAAGGAGTTTACATAATCAAAAAAAGGTTACGTGATAAAAAAGTTCTACTTGTCCTAGATGATGTTAATGATGAGCACCAATTAGAAAAATTGGCCGGAAAGAAAGGCTGGTTTCGACCGGGGAGTTGGATCATTATAACAACTAGAGATGAACATGTGTTAGTTGCACATGAAGTTCTTAAAATTTATAGGCCTAAAGGACTAAATAATGATGatgctttaaaatttttttgtttgaaagccTTCAAAAATGAGCAACCCAAAGAAGGTTATACGCAACTATCTCAGGAATTTGTAAAATATGCCGGTGGCCTTCCGTTAGCTCTTGTTACTTTGGGTTCCTTTTTAGTTGGAAGACCAAGAGATGACTGGCAAAGTGCATTGGactattttaaagaaaatcctccaaaaaaaatatttgatatacttaaaataagttttgatgggCTAGAGGATATGTGGAAGGAGGTATTCTTAGATATTGCGTGTTTCTTTACGGGGTGGCCCAAATTTGAGGTAATACGTATACTAAAGAACTGTGGTTTTAAGGCAAGAATTGGTATAAGTGTTCTTCAGGACAAATCTCTCCTAACTGTCATAGGAGGCAATGAAGAATTGGGGATGCATGATCTACTACAAGAAATGGGTAAAAACATTGTTCGATCATGTGGAGAGCTTGGAAGGCAAAGTAGGTTGTGGCTTTTTGAGGACTTGTGTCGTGTATTGGAGAACAATATG GAAACAAATGCAATTCAAGCCATAGTCATCAAGAAAAGGAATGCAGGTTTCAACTTTGAAGAATTTCCTGAAGTTTTTTCAAAGATGACTAATCTTAGATTGCTAATAATTGATGAGTTGCACATCCCAAATGCTCTCAATCGTGTTCCTAATGGCCTAAGACATCTTTCATGGaaatgttgttcattaaaatGTTTGCCATCTAGTTTCGAACCAAAGGAACTTGTTGAACTTGACTTGCAGTATAGCAAATGTGAATATCTTTGGGAAGGAGCAAAG TGTTTAGGAAACTTAAAGTCCATCAATCTTTCCTCATCGGAGAACCTAATTTGGACACCTGACTTTTCAAGGGTTCCGAGACTTGAGGTACTACACCTTGGTTGTTGCACTAATTTGGGTGGGTTACACCCATCTATTGGACAACTCAGCAAGCTTAAAAGTTTACATCTGTCTTACTGCGAATCTCTTACTAATCTTCCCAGCTTTTCAGAGGCTACGAGTCTTGAGGTACTAGGCCTGGAATGTTGCACTAATTTGGTTGGGTTACACCCATCGTTTGGACAACTCAGCAAGCTTAAAAGTTTAGATCTGTCTCGCTGCACATCTCTTACTAATCTTCCCAGCTTTTCAGAGGCTACGAGTCTTGAGGTACTAGGCCTGGAATGGTGCACTAATTTGGTTGGGTTACACCCATCGTTTGGACAACTCAGCAAGCTTAAAAGTTTAGATCTGTCTCACTGCACATCTCTTACTAATCTTCCGAGCTTTTCAAAGGCTACGAGTCTTGAGGTACTAGGCCTGGAAGGGTGCACTAATTTGGTTGGGTTACACCCATCTATTGGACAACTCAGCAAGCTTAAAAGTTTACATCTGTCTCACTGCACATCTCTTACTAATCTTCCCAGCTTTTCAGAGGCTACGAGTCTTGAG GTACTAGGCCTGGAAGGGTGCACTAATTTGATTGGGTTACACCCATCTATTGGACAACTCAGCAAGCTTAAAAGTTTACATCTGTCTCGCTGCACATCTCTTACTAATCTTCCCAGCTTTTCAGAGGCTACGAGTCTTGAGGTACTAGGCCTGGAATGGTGCACTAATTTGGTTGGGTTACACCCATCTATTGGACAACTCAGCAAGCTTAAAAGTTTACATCTGTCTCGCTGCACATCTCTTACTAATCTTCCCAGCTTTTCAGAGGCTACGAGTCTTGAGGTACTAGGCCTGGAAGGGTGCACTAATTTGGTTGGGTTACACCCATCTATTGGACAACTCAGCAAGCTTAAAAGTTTACATCTGTCTCGCTGCACATCTCTTACTAATCTTCCCAGCTTTTCAGAGGCTACGAGTCTTGAG GTACTAGGCCTGGAATGGTGCACTAATTTGGTTGGGTTACACCCATTGTTTGGACAACTCAGCAAGCTTAAAAGTTTACATCTGTCTTGCTGCACATCTCTTGCTAATCTTCCTAGTTTTTCAGAGGCTACGAGTCTTGAGGTACTACTCCTGGAAGGGTGCACTAATTTGGTTGGGTTACACCCATCTATTGGACAACTCAGCAAGCTTAAAAGTTTACATTTGTCTCGCTGCACATCTCTTACTAATCTTCCCAGCTTTTCAGAGGCTACGAGTCTTGAG GTACTAGGCCTGGAAGGGTGCACTAATTTGGTTGGGTTACACCCATCTATTGGACAACTCAGCAAGCTTAAAAGTTTACATCTGTCTCACTGCACATCTCTTACTAATCTTCCCAGCTTTTCAGAGGCTACGAGTCTTGAG GTACTAGGCCTGGAAGGGTGCACTAATTTGGTTGGGTTACACCCATCTATTGGACAACTCAGCAAGCTTAAAAGTTTACATCTGTCTCACTGCACATCTCTTACTAATCTTCCCAGCTTTTCAGAGGCTACGAGTCTTGAG GTACTAGGCCTGGAAGGGTGCACTAATTTGGTTGGGTTACACCCATCTATTGGACAACTCAGCAAGCTTAAAAGTTTACATCTGTCTCGCTGCACATCTCTTACTAATCTTCCCAGCTTTTCAGAGGCTACGAGTCTTGAGGTACTAGGCCTGGAAGGGTGCACTAATTTGGTTGGGTTACACCCATTGTTTGGACAACTCAGCAAGCTTAAAAGTTTAAATCTGTCTGATTGCACATCTCTTACTAATCTTCCCAACTTTTCAGAGGCTACGAGTCTTGAGGTACTAGGCCTGAGATGA
- the LOC126691656 gene encoding disease resistance protein TAO1-like isoform X1: MSTQGASTSSPSSSSTPRRTYDVFLSFRGEDTRTSFTDHLYNALTRKGIFTFRDDENLERGRFISEELVKAIQESKFAIVILSKNYAFSTWLLDELEHIVRCVEETGLVVVPIFYHVNPSDVRKQTGTFAEAFNAHKKRALDEHKMKTWRTALGVVADLSGWDLKDRHESEFIPKIVEDIDKKLNSKFLIIHENLVGVESMVAELLNCSYLDFENNVCMIGICGMGGIGKTTLAKAVYDMHSNKFDASSFIANVREKSERDCLLQLQKQLLKDISGEINTNISDDCEGVYIIKKRLRDKKVLLVLDDVNDEHQLEKLAGKKGWFRPGSWIIITTRDEHVLVAHEVLKIYRPKGLNNDDALKFFCLKAFKNEQPKEGYTQLSQEFVKYAGGLPLALVTLGSFLVGRPRDDWQSALDYFKENPPKKIFDILKISFDGLEDMWKEVFLDIACFFTGWPKFEVIRILKNCGFKARIGISVLQDKSLLTVIGGNEELGMHDLLQEMGKNIVRSCGELGRQSRLWLFEDLCRVLENNMETNAIQAIVIKKRNAGFNFEEFPEVFSKMTNLRLLIIDELHIPNALNRVPNGLRHLSWKCCSLKCLPSSFEPKELVELDLQYSKCEYLWEGAKCLGNLKSINLSSSENLIWTPDFSRVPRLEVLHLGCCTNLGGLHPSIGQLSKLKSLHLSYCESLTNLPSFSEATSLEVLGLECCTNLVGLHPSFGQLSKLKSLDLSRCTSLTNLPSFSEATSLEVLGLEWCTNLVGLHPSFGQLSKLKSLDLSHCTSLTNLPSFSKATSLEVLGLEGCTNLVGLHPSIGQLSKLKSLHLSHCTSLTNLPSFSEATSLEVLGLEGCTNLIGLHPSIGQLSKLKSLHLSRCTSLTNLPSFSEATSLEVLGLEWCTNLVGLHPSIGQLSKLKSLHLSRCTSLTNLPSFSEATSLEVLGLEGCTNLVGLHPSIGQLSKLKSLHLSRCTSLTNLPSFSEATSLEVLGLEWCTNLVGLHPLFGQLSKLKSLHLSCCTSLANLPSFSEATSLEVLLLEGCTNLVGLHPSIGQLSKLKSLHLSRCTSLTNLPSFSEATSLEVLGLEGCTNLVGLHPSIGQLSKLKSLHLSHCTSLTNLPSFSEATSLEVLGLEGCTNLIGLHPSIGQLSKLKSLHLSRCTSLTNLPSFSEATSLEVLGLEWCTNLVGLHPSIGQLSKLKSLHLSRCTSLTNLPSFSEATSLEVLGLEWCTNLVGLHPLFGQLSKLKSLHLSCCTSLANLPSFSEATSLEVLLLEGCTNLVGLHPSIGQLSKLKSLHLSRCTSLTNLPSFSEATSLEVLGLEGCTNLVGLHPSIGQLSKLKSLHLSHCTSLTNLPSFSEATSLEVLGLEWCTNLVGLHPSIGQLSKLKSLHLSRCTSLTNLPSFSEATSLEVLGLEGCTNLVGLHPSIGQLSKLKSLHLSRCTSLTNLPSFSEATSLEVLGLEGCTNLVGLHPSIGQLSKLKSLHLSRCTSLTNLPSFSEATSLEVLGLEGCTNLVGLHPSIGQLSKLKSLHLSRCTSLTNLPSFSEATSLEVLGLEGCTNLVGLHPSFGQLSELKSLHLSYCTSLTNLPSFSEATSLEVLGLEGCTNLVGLHPSIGQLSKLKSLHLSRCTSLTNLPSFSEATSLEVLGLEGCTNLVGLHPSIGQLSKLKSLHLSRCTSLTNLPSFSEATSLEVLGLEGCTNLVGLHPLFGQLSKLKSLNLSDCTSLTNLPNFSEATSLEVLGLR; encoded by the exons TTACCACGTGAATCCATCTGATGTACGGAAGCAGACAGGAACTTTTGCAGAAGCATTTAATGCTCACAAAAAAAGAGCCTTAGATGAACACAAAATGAAAACGTGGAGAACTGCTTTGGGAGTAGTGGCTGATCTCTCTGGTTGGGATTTGAAAGATAG GCATGAGTCAGAATTTATCCCAAAAATTGTTGAAGACATTGATAagaaattgaattcaaaattcTTAATCATTCACGAAAACCTCGTAGGAGTAGAATCTATGGTGGCAGAATTGTTGAACTGTTCGTATTTAGATTTTGAGAATAATGTTTGCATGATAGGGATTTGTGGTATGGGGGGAATCGGAAAGACAACTCTTGCTAAAGCTGTTTATGATATGCATTCTAATAAATTTGATGCTTCTAGTTTTATTGCTAATGTTAGGGAAAAGTCGGAAAGAGATTGTTTGcttcaattacaaaaacaacTTCTTAAAGATATTTCGGGcgaaataaatacaaatatatcgGATGATTGTGAAGGAGTTTACATAATCAAAAAAAGGTTACGTGATAAAAAAGTTCTACTTGTCCTAGATGATGTTAATGATGAGCACCAATTAGAAAAATTGGCCGGAAAGAAAGGCTGGTTTCGACCGGGGAGTTGGATCATTATAACAACTAGAGATGAACATGTGTTAGTTGCACATGAAGTTCTTAAAATTTATAGGCCTAAAGGACTAAATAATGATGatgctttaaaatttttttgtttgaaagccTTCAAAAATGAGCAACCCAAAGAAGGTTATACGCAACTATCTCAGGAATTTGTAAAATATGCCGGTGGCCTTCCGTTAGCTCTTGTTACTTTGGGTTCCTTTTTAGTTGGAAGACCAAGAGATGACTGGCAAAGTGCATTGGactattttaaagaaaatcctccaaaaaaaatatttgatatacttaaaataagttttgatgggCTAGAGGATATGTGGAAGGAGGTATTCTTAGATATTGCGTGTTTCTTTACGGGGTGGCCCAAATTTGAGGTAATACGTATACTAAAGAACTGTGGTTTTAAGGCAAGAATTGGTATAAGTGTTCTTCAGGACAAATCTCTCCTAACTGTCATAGGAGGCAATGAAGAATTGGGGATGCATGATCTACTACAAGAAATGGGTAAAAACATTGTTCGATCATGTGGAGAGCTTGGAAGGCAAAGTAGGTTGTGGCTTTTTGAGGACTTGTGTCGTGTATTGGAGAACAATATG GAAACAAATGCAATTCAAGCCATAGTCATCAAGAAAAGGAATGCAGGTTTCAACTTTGAAGAATTTCCTGAAGTTTTTTCAAAGATGACTAATCTTAGATTGCTAATAATTGATGAGTTGCACATCCCAAATGCTCTCAATCGTGTTCCTAATGGCCTAAGACATCTTTCATGGaaatgttgttcattaaaatGTTTGCCATCTAGTTTCGAACCAAAGGAACTTGTTGAACTTGACTTGCAGTATAGCAAATGTGAATATCTTTGGGAAGGAGCAAAG TGTTTAGGAAACTTAAAGTCCATCAATCTTTCCTCATCGGAGAACCTAATTTGGACACCTGACTTTTCAAGGGTTCCGAGACTTGAGGTACTACACCTTGGTTGTTGCACTAATTTGGGTGGGTTACACCCATCTATTGGACAACTCAGCAAGCTTAAAAGTTTACATCTGTCTTACTGCGAATCTCTTACTAATCTTCCCAGCTTTTCAGAGGCTACGAGTCTTGAGGTACTAGGCCTGGAATGTTGCACTAATTTGGTTGGGTTACACCCATCGTTTGGACAACTCAGCAAGCTTAAAAGTTTAGATCTGTCTCGCTGCACATCTCTTACTAATCTTCCCAGCTTTTCAGAGGCTACGAGTCTTGAGGTACTAGGCCTGGAATGGTGCACTAATTTGGTTGGGTTACACCCATCGTTTGGACAACTCAGCAAGCTTAAAAGTTTAGATCTGTCTCACTGCACATCTCTTACTAATCTTCCGAGCTTTTCAAAGGCTACGAGTCTTGAGGTACTAGGCCTGGAAGGGTGCACTAATTTGGTTGGGTTACACCCATCTATTGGACAACTCAGCAAGCTTAAAAGTTTACATCTGTCTCACTGCACATCTCTTACTAATCTTCCCAGCTTTTCAGAGGCTACGAGTCTTGAG GTACTAGGCCTGGAAGGGTGCACTAATTTGATTGGGTTACACCCATCTATTGGACAACTCAGCAAGCTTAAAAGTTTACATCTGTCTCGCTGCACATCTCTTACTAATCTTCCCAGCTTTTCAGAGGCTACGAGTCTTGAGGTACTAGGCCTGGAATGGTGCACTAATTTGGTTGGGTTACACCCATCTATTGGACAACTCAGCAAGCTTAAAAGTTTACATCTGTCTCGCTGCACATCTCTTACTAATCTTCCCAGCTTTTCAGAGGCTACGAGTCTTGAGGTACTAGGCCTGGAAGGGTGCACTAATTTGGTTGGGTTACACCCATCTATTGGACAACTCAGCAAGCTTAAAAGTTTACATCTGTCTCGCTGCACATCTCTTACTAATCTTCCCAGCTTTTCAGAGGCTACGAGTCTTGAG GTACTAGGCCTGGAATGGTGCACTAATTTGGTTGGGTTACACCCATTGTTTGGACAACTCAGCAAGCTTAAAAGTTTACATCTGTCTTGCTGCACATCTCTTGCTAATCTTCCTAGTTTTTCAGAGGCTACGAGTCTTGAGGTACTACTCCTGGAAGGGTGCACTAATTTGGTTGGGTTACACCCATCTATTGGACAACTCAGCAAGCTTAAAAGTTTACATTTGTCTCGCTGCACATCTCTTACTAATCTTCCCAGCTTTTCAGAGGCTACGAGTCTTGAG GTACTAGGCCTGGAAGGGTGCACTAATTTGGTTGGGTTACACCCATCTATTGGACAACTCAGCAAGCTTAAAAGTTTACATCTGTCTCACTGCACATCTCTTACTAATCTTCCCAGCTTTTCAGAGGCTACGAGTCTTGAGGTACTAGGCCTGGAAGGGTGCACTAATTTGATTGGGTTACACCCATCTATTGGACAACTCAGCAAGCTTAAAAGTTTACATCTGTCTCGCTGCACATCTCTTACTAATCTTCCCAGCTTTTCAGAGGCTACGAGTCTTGAGGTACTAGGCCTGGAATGGTGCACTAATTTGGTTGGGTTACACCCATCTATTGGACAACTCAGCAAGCTTAAAAGTTTACATCTGTCTCGCTGCACATCTCTTACTAATCTTCCCAGCTTTTCAGAGGCTACGAGTCTTGAG GTACTAGGCCTGGAATGGTGCACTAATTTGGTTGGGTTACACCCATTGTTTGGACAACTCAGCAAGCTTAAAAGTTTACATCTGTCTTGCTGCACATCTCTTGCTAATCTTCCTAGTTTTTCAGAGGCTACGAGTCTTGAGGTACTACTCCTGGAAGGGTGCACTAATTTGGTTGGGTTACACCCATCTATTGGACAACTCAGCAAGCTTAAAAGTTTACATTTGTCTCGCTGCACATCTCTTACTAATCTTCCCAGCTTTTCAGAGGCTACGAGTCTTGAG GTACTAGGCCTGGAAGGGTGCACTAATTTGGTTGGGTTACACCCATCTATTGGACAACTCAGCAAGCTTAAAAGTTTACATCTGTCTCACTGCACATCTCTTACTAATCTTCCCAGCTTTTCAGAGGCTACGAGTCTTGAG GTACTAGGCCTGGAATGGTGCACTAATTTGGTTGGGTTACACCCATCTATTGGACAACTCAGCAAGCTTAAAAGTTTACATCTGTCTCGCTGCACATCTCTTACTAATCTTCCCAGCTTTTCAGAGGCTACGAGTCTTGAGGTACTAGGCCTGGAAGGGTGCACTAATTTGGTTGGGTTACACCCATCTATTGGACAACTCAGCAAGCTTAAAAGTTTACATCTGTCTCGCTGCACATCTCTTACTAATCTTCCCAGCTTTTCAGAGGCTACGAGTCTTGAG GTACTAGGCCTGGAAGGGTGCACTAATTTGGTTGGGTTACACCCATCTATTGGACAACTCAGCAAGCTTAAAAGTTTACATCTGTCTCGCTGCACATCTCTTACTAATCTTCCCAGCTTTTCAGAGGCTACGAGTCTTGAGGTACTAGGCCTGGAAGGGTGCACTAATTTGGTTGGGTTACACCCATCTATTGGACAACTCAGCAAGCTTAAAAGTTTACATCTGTCTCGCTGCACATCTCTTACTAATCTTCCCAGCTTTTCAGAGGCTACGAGTCTTGAG GTACTAGGCTTGGAAGGGTGCACTAATTTGGTTGGGTTACACCCATCGTTTGGACAACTCAGCGAGCTTAAAAGTTTACATCTGTCTTACTGCACATCTCTTACTAATCTTCCCAGCTTTTCAGAGGCTACGAGTCTTGAG GTACTAGGCTTGGAAGGGTGCACTAATTTGGTTGGGTTACACCCATCTATTGGACAACTCAGCAAGCTTAAAAGTTTACATCTGTCTCGCTGCACATCTCTTACTAATCTTCCCAGCTTTTCAGAGGCTACGAGTCTTGAG GTACTAGGCCTGGAAGGGTGCACTAATTTGGTTGGGTTACACCCATCTATTGGACAACTCAGCAAGCTTAAAAGTTTACATCTGTCTCGCTGCACATCTCTTACTAATCTTCCCAGCTTTTCAGAGGCTACGAGTCTTGAGGTACTAGGCCTGGAAGGGTGCACTAATTTGGTTGGGTTACACCCATTGTTTGGACAACTCAGCAAGCTTAAAAGTTTAAATCTGTCTGATTGCACATCTCTTACTAATCTTCCCAACTTTTCAGAGGCTACGAGTCTTGAGGTACTAGGCCTGAGATGA